One stretch of Buteo buteo chromosome Z, bButBut1.hap1.1, whole genome shotgun sequence DNA includes these proteins:
- the TJP2 gene encoding tight junction protein 2 gives MEELIWEQYTVTLQKDSKRGFGIAVSGGRDNPHFENGETSIVISDVLPGGPADGLLQENDRVVIVNGTPMENVPHSFAVQQLRKSGKVATIVVKRPRKVQAAALKRSPSLDYEDRALDVMDDHAEFDGKSARSGYSDRSWHTGNGGRSQSWGNSLDQSYRDEQDRGCNRSRDRDKEYSYSRDQRRGRSIDRSLDRDYRRDQSRGRSIDRDGGYERDYRGDYSPPNYSHGSQPDPRYTREVRSRSRDRLQSRSPSPEIRHQHEYLGPQDQNGPISVLLTKGRHNEEYGLRLGSQIFIKEMTRTGLATKDGNLHEGDIILKINGTVTENMSLADARKLIEKSRGKLQLVVLRDRKQTLLNIPSLNDSDSEMDDISEIESNRSFSPQDDRLHHSDLDSHSSNEKLKEKPSAKDDPSSRMSKMGAMPTPFKSTGDIVSPAVTVVDTSKELKYQDDPAVSQPKPVTRMILKPSPEDEAIYGPNTKMVRFKKGDSVGLRLAGGNDVGIFIAGIQEGTSADQEGLQEGDQILKVNTQDFRGIVREDAVLYLLEIPKGETVTILAQSKYEVYRDIMACGRGDSFFIRSHFECEKESPQSLAFTRGEIFRVVDTLYDGKLGNWLAVRIGNELEKGLIPNKSRAEQMASVQNAQRDGSSDRADFWRTRGQRSGVKKNLRKSREDLTTIVSVSTKFPAYERVQLREAGFKRPVVIFGPVADVAMEKLSNDLPHLYQTAKTEPRDAGSEKSTGVVRLNTVRQIIEQDKHALLDVTPKAVDLLNYTQWFPIVVFFNPDSKQGVKTMRQRLCSTSNKSSRKLYEQANKLKKTCSHLFTATINLNSANDSWYGSLKDTIQQQQGEAVWVSEGKMDGMEDDADDRMSYLTAMGADYLSCDSRLISDLEDTDGEGGAYTDNELDEPLDEPRISSVSRSSEPVHHEESLKKFSPEPRAQLRKAGSKEILREPSPPPAFKPEPPKGKLQKEDPYDFPKNYDSKPSNVAVSSETSIVSAKAAPPPVSVKPAFGRPILRNSQPAVPAAEEEEEAKLEEEESEQENTPKSVLRKVKIFEEMDHKARMQRMQELQEAQNARLEIAQKHPDIYAVPVKTPKSEQNWPQPVSSRAPEPQKPPIRPYLENRGSYGSDAEEEEEYRRQLSDHSKKGYYGQLSRYRDTEL, from the exons ATGGAAGAGCTGATATGGGAACAGTACACTGTGACCTTACAAAAG GATTCAAAACGAGGATTTGGGATTGCAGTTTCTGGCGGCAGAGATAACCCTCACTTTGAAAATGGTGAAACTTCAATAGTCATTTCAGATGTTCTCCCAGGTGGTCCAGCAGATGGATTACTTCA AGAAAACGACCGGGTGGTCATAGTTAATGGGACCCCAATGGAAAATGTTCCACATTCTTTTGCAGTCCAACAGCTTAGGAAAAGTGGAAAAGTGGCCACCATT GTAGTGAAAAGACCAAGGAAAGTGCAAGCTGCTGCATTGAAGAGAAGCCCCTCCCTTGACTATGAGGACAGAGCTTTAGATGTAATGGATGACCATGCAGAATTTGATGGCAAAAGTGCTCGAAGTGGCTATAGTGACAGAAGCTGGCATACTGGTAATGGAGGGCGCAGCCAAAGCTGGGGAAACAGCCTGGATCAGAGCTATAGAGATGAACAAGACAGAGGGTGTAACCGAAGCAGAGACCGTGATAAGGAATACAGCTACAGCCGTGATCAAAGGCGTGGTAGGAGCATTGACAGGAGCTTGGATCGAGACTATAGAAGAGaccagagcaggggaaggagcattGACAGGGATGGTGGCTATGAACGGGACTACAGAGGAGACTACAGCCCACCCAATTATAGTCATGGATCTCAACCTGATCCTAGATACACGAGGGAAGTGAGGAGTCGAAGTCGGGACAGGCTTCAGTCCCGAAGTCCTTCGCCTGAGATACGCCATCAGCATGAGTACCTAGGACCGCAGGATCAGAATGGCCCAATCAGTGTTCTGTTAACAAAAGGCAGACATAATGAAG AATATGGTCTCCGGCTTGGAAGTCAGATCTTCATAAAAGAAATGACCCGTACTGGCCTAGCAACCAAAGATGGCAACCTTCATGAAGGGGATATCATTCTCAAG ATCAATGGTACAGTGACAGAGAACATGTCTTTAGCTGATGCTCGAAAGTTGATTGAGAAGTCACGGGGAAAGCTCCAGCTGGTTGTCCTCAGggacagaaagcaaacactgcTCAACATTCCTTCCTTGAATGACAGTGACTCAGAAATGGATG acatttctgaaatagaGTCAAACAGATCATTCTCCCCTCAAGATGACAGATTACATCATTCTGATCTAGATTCACATTCATCCaatgaaaagctgaaggagAAACCAAG tGCAAAAGATGATCCATCCAGTAGGATGTCCAAGATGGGAGCAATGCCTACACCATTCAAATCAACTGGTGACATTGTTAGTCCTGCTGTTACAGTTGTAGACACAAGCAAAGAACTGAAGTACCAAGATGACCCAGCAG TGTCTCAACCAAAACCAGTTACAAGAATGATTCTTAAACCCAGCCCTGAAGATGAAGCAATATATGG TCCTAATACAAAAATGGTGAGATTCAAGAAAGGGGACAGCGTGGGTCTACGACTGGCTGGCGGAAATGATGTAGGGATATTTATTGCTGGAATTCAAGAAGGCACTTCAGCTGAtcaggaggggctgcaggaaggAGATCAGATTCTTAAG GTGAACACTCAAGACTTCAGAGGCATTGTTCGGGAAGATGCTGTTTTGTATCTCTTAGAAATTCCCAAAGGTGAAACAGTGACAATTTTGGCTCAAAGCAAATATGAAG TCTACAGAGACATCATGGCCTGTGGCAGAGGAGATTCTTTCTTCATCAGGAGCCACTTCGAGTGTGAAAAAGAGTCACCACAGAGCTTAGCATTCACCAGAGGGGAGATCTTTAGAGTAGTTGATACACTGTATGATGGCAAACTGGGAAACTGGCTGGCCGTGAGAATTGGAAATGAACTGGAAAAGGGCCTCATTCCAAATAAGAGCAG AGCTGAGCAGATGGCCAGTGTTCAAAATGCCCAAAGAGATGGCTCAAGCGATAGAGCAGACTTCTGGAGAACACGTGGCCAGCGATCTGGAGTAAAGAAGAATTTGAGGAAGAGTCGTGAGGATCTGACAACTATTGTATCTGTGAGCACAAAATTCCCAGCTTATGAGCGTGTTCAGTTGCGTGAGG ctggTTTTAAGAGACCTGTGGTGATATTTGGCCCTGTTGCAGACGTTGCTATGGAGAAGTTGTCAAATGATTTGCCTCACCTGTACCAGACAGCAA AGACAGAACCCAGAGACGCAGGTTCAGAGAAGTCAACTGGGGTAGTGCGCTTGAACACTGTGAGGCAGATCATTGAGCAG GATAAACATGCTCTGTTGGATGTGACTCCTAAAGCAGTGGACCTGCTAAATTATACCCAGTGGTTTCCAATTGTGGTCTTCTTTAACCCAGACAGTAAGCAGGGTGTGAAAACCATGAGACAAAGGCTATGTTCCACATCTAACAAGAGCTCGAGAAAACTTTAtgagcaagcaaacaaactgaagaaaacttgTTCCCACCTCTTTACAG CCACCATCAATTTGAATTCGGCCAATGATAGCTGGTATGGTAGTCTGAAAGATACAATTCAGCAACAGCAAGGAGAAGCAGTATGGGTATCAGAAGGAAAG ATGGATGGCATGGAAGATGATGCAGATGATCGTATGTCTTACCTTACTGCAATGGGTGCTGACTATTTGAGTTGTGACAGCCGTCTGATCAGTGACCTAGAGGATACAGATGGAGAAGGGGGGGCATACACTGACAATGAACTTGATGAGCCCTTGGACGAACCAAGGATTTCATCTGTTAGCCGGTCATCTGAACCTGTGCATCATGAGGAG agtttaaaaaaatttagtcCAGAACCAAGGGCTCAGTTGAGAAAAGCTGGTAGCAAGGAGATCCTTAGAGAACCAAGTCCACCTCCAGCATTCAAGCCTGAACCACCTAAG GGAAAGTTACAGAAAGAGGATCCATATGACTTCCCCAAGAACTATGACTCCAAACCAAGTAATGTTGCTGTCAGCAGTGAGACTTCAATTGTATCAGCTAAAGCAGCACCACCACCTGTTTCTGTGAAACCTGCCTTTGGGCGTCCCATCCTGAGAAACTCTCAGCCAGCAGTCCCAGCtgcagaagaagaggaggaggcaaagttggaagaggaagaaagtgaaCAAGAAAATACTCCAAAATCTGTATTgaggaaagtaaaaatatttgaggAGATGGATCATAAGGCAAGGATGCAAAGAATGCAAGAGCTACAAGAGGCCCAGAATGCCAGG cttgaAATAGCCCAGAAGCACCCGGATATTTATGCTGTCCCTGTCAAAACACCAAAGTcagaacagaactggccccagccTGTGAG CTCCAGAGCTCCAGAACCCCAGAAACCTCCTATTAGACCTTACCTAGAGAACCGTGGCAGCTACGGCAGCGatgcggaggaggaggaggagtacCGCCGGCAGCTATCAGACCACTCTAAGAAGGGGTATTATGGACAGCTGTCCAGATACAGAGACACAGAATTGTAG